From the genome of Opitutales bacterium:
CGCTCAGGGAGCTTGAGTCGCTCAAGGTCATCTTCAGTCAACTTCAGGATTTCTGGAGACACGTAGCGCTCGACTACACTCAGACGCCGAATCGAACCCGTCGCTGGAAAATAGTGAACCTCCACATCACTGCCGTCACGAACCCAACGCAATAGCATGCGATCTCCGACAGCATCATGCAGCCAGTCTCCCCCCGACTCTGAGTTTTGTTCCGCAATCTCCTTCAGGAGCGAAATCAATGAACGAAAGAACACCTCCGGTAACACATCGCCCAAGTCTTCCACCTGTTTTTCGCGCAGTGCTCCCAGAGGCATACCCAACAAAGAAAGCGCCGTCTGATTGAGCCAGCGCACTGTACCATGCGTACTCAGGTTGAAGATATATGGCACAGGCATCTCCACCTGCTCACCAGATTGAGACGATGCTGAAGGGGGAATTAAATTGTCGCGCGATGACTCCATCTCCGAAGGAAGGCAAAGTATCCAGAAGACTCTGCACGCGTCATAATTCGACCCTGCTTACGCGGTTATTGAGTCTTTGTTTTCAACAAACAAGGGGTCGCTCAAAAAGCCTAGGCCGCATGGACAAATTACGGGCCGAGCTGAATTTGTCCACGTATCTACAGCTCCATCACCACATAGCGCACCTGAATGCCACGCATCACCTCAAATAACACCTTGTCACCATCAGTTTCCTGAGCCACGGCATCGACAATCCCATGAAGCTCATCGAGATCGGTAATGGACTCACGATTCACCTTCAAAATAATGTCACCGCTGCGGATCCCAGCGCGCTCAGCGGGATAATCATTTTGAACGCTAGTTACCTGGACGCCATCATCCGTTTCAAGTCGGTCGATACGAGCGCCTCGGCGGGTAATATCTCTGACGGCTATCCCCCAAGACTCCACTGCGTCTTCTTCACCAAAACGACTCTCCAGCGGCTCAGTGGTCAGCTTGATCTCTTTTTCCTGGCCAGAGCGCAACACCCGCATACTGACTTCAGAGCCAACGGACAGCTCAGCTATCTCATTCTGAAAACCAGGCAACTGCTCCGGAAAACGCCCATCTACCAACTGTCCATTGACAGACAAAATAATGTCCCCAGCTCGCAAATCTTGATTGGCTGCGGGCGATCCAGGATCGGCACTCTCGACAAGCACACCCTGATTCATTTCTAAACGAAAGAATGACTCTAAATCCTGAAGCGGCGCCACCTGTAAGCCCACATAACTACGCGTCTTTTCTCCCTGAGCGATAAGGCTCTCCATGACATCGACACAAATCCGACTAGGCACAGCGAAGCCCAAATTATTAGCGCCCAAATAGCCGCGTGTATTGATTCCGATCACTCGCCCGTCACCCAATACAAGAGGCCCCCCACTGTTGCCCGGATTGATGGCTGCATCAGTCTGCAGCCATGTGTTGAATGTGCCCGTCTCAAACCCGCGCACACCTCGGCTCGCTTCGAAATAACGGTCTGTGTTCGAGACGATACCACTAGAGACTGTCCGAGACAGCCCATTGGGCGTTCCCACAGCAAAGACCTGATCTCCCGGCTTAAGCCGGGACGAATCTCCAAACTGCGCCACTGCAAATTTGAGACTTCGCTCTCTTACCTCGTCCATATCCAGCCGTACCACAGCTAAATCAGTCCAGTGGTCCCAACCCACCCATGTGCCTTCCACACGCTCGAGACTATTGAGCGTGATCACAATACGTTCGCTCCTCGAGCCAACGACGTGGGCATTAGTCAGCACATATCCAGACTCCGACATGATCACCCCCGAACCGACACCCCGGCTCGTACGCGCAGCACCTCCGCTAAAATCTGTCTCCCATACATCGATCCTCACCACAGCATCTAGAAGAGACTCAAAGCTCGAATCCACCGATGTGTCCCGATGCTTACCTGTGGTCGCGCATGCTGAAAAGGCCAATATGACTACGAATCCCAAAACGGGAGCCACTGGGGCATGAATGATCATCTTTAGGAGAGAGAAAGGCATTGCATCCAAATTTTAGGGCTCAATCCGCACGCTTCAGCCACTGCCCTAGCCCGAAGTGGTAAGCATACGACTTTCCATCTTCAGTCGTGTAGAAATACACCCAGCTCGATGTGGCATAGTGCCAGGCGTAAGGTTGACTATCGGAGGTGATCTGCAATGCACCCAAGTTTTGGTCGTAGGCTAT
Proteins encoded in this window:
- a CDS encoding trypsin-like peptidase domain-containing protein, whose translation is MPFSLLKMIIHAPVAPVLGFVVILAFSACATTGKHRDTSVDSSFESLLDAVVRIDVWETDFSGGAARTSRGVGSGVIMSESGYVLTNAHVVGSRSERIVITLNSLERVEGTWVGWDHWTDLAVVRLDMDEVRERSLKFAVAQFGDSSRLKPGDQVFAVGTPNGLSRTVSSGIVSNTDRYFEASRGVRGFETGTFNTWLQTDAAINPGNSGGPLVLGDGRVIGINTRGYLGANNLGFAVPSRICVDVMESLIAQGEKTRSYVGLQVAPLQDLESFFRLEMNQGVLVESADPGSPAANQDLRAGDIILSVNGQLVDGRFPEQLPGFQNEIAELSVGSEVSMRVLRSGQEKEIKLTTEPLESRFGEEDAVESWGIAVRDITRRGARIDRLETDDGVQVTSVQNDYPAERAGIRSGDIILKVNRESITDLDELHGIVDAVAQETDGDKVLFEVMRGIQVRYVVMEL